The following are encoded together in the Desulfomicrobium apsheronum genome:
- the lptF gene encoding LPS export ABC transporter permease LptF produces the protein MPLLQRELFKEMGLIASICLGGFLCLILLGRLLQLRDLFMAQGVTFFDLVKLFTYLSPFFLIMLIPVSCMLGLFLTFLRMGADRELISLRAGGVSIWPLLPAPMLLCLLCSALTVWISLSGISWGMDNFRQTVVELARHKTSVNVQPGVFNTSFPGLTVYARQADPGSGALLDVFVLDSSRSKARATIVAPVGQIDSDPDLGQVFVRLKDGHVYREEGGELSVISFESYILSLDMTRLLGGFELSDKAPKEMSWKDLLALKGAGFKDRSENFQRRVDIELHKRFSLPAACIVLGFFALPLAFFFQGMKRQFGLIVCLGAFFLYYVLLSGGMSLAESGVLAPALALWLPNFIFLLAAAVGMWLVATEKEVNFRMLRFWVLRTLGLKGADA, from the coding sequence GTGCCTCTTCTGCAACGGGAGCTTTTCAAGGAGATGGGGCTAATCGCCTCCATTTGCCTTGGAGGCTTTTTGTGTCTCATCCTGCTTGGCCGCCTCCTGCAATTGCGGGATCTGTTCATGGCCCAGGGCGTGACTTTTTTCGACCTGGTCAAGCTCTTTACCTATCTGAGCCCTTTTTTCCTGATCATGCTCATTCCGGTGTCGTGCATGCTCGGTCTATTTTTGACTTTCCTGCGGATGGGGGCCGACCGGGAGCTCATTTCCCTGCGTGCCGGGGGGGTCAGCATCTGGCCTCTCTTGCCCGCGCCCATGCTTCTGTGTCTGCTGTGTTCCGCGCTGACGGTGTGGATTTCCCTCTCGGGCATATCCTGGGGCATGGACAATTTCCGGCAGACGGTGGTGGAATTGGCCCGCCACAAGACTTCCGTCAACGTACAACCCGGAGTCTTCAACACCTCCTTTCCCGGCCTGACCGTGTACGCCCGCCAGGCCGATCCGGGCAGCGGCGCGTTGCTGGACGTCTTCGTTCTCGACAGTTCAAGATCCAAGGCCCGTGCGACCATTGTCGCCCCTGTCGGGCAGATCGATTCCGACCCGGATCTTGGCCAGGTTTTCGTGCGCCTGAAGGACGGGCATGTCTACCGCGAGGAGGGTGGGGAGCTGAGCGTCATAAGCTTTGAAAGCTATATCCTTTCCCTGGACATGACACGCCTGCTGGGCGGTTTCGAGCTGAGTGACAAGGCCCCCAAGGAGATGTCCTGGAAGGATCTGTTGGCGTTGAAAGGCGCCGGATTCAAGGACAGGAGCGAAAATTTTCAGCGCCGGGTGGACATAGAACTGCACAAACGCTTTTCCTTGCCCGCGGCCTGCATCGTGCTTGGATTTTTCGCCCTGCCGCTGGCCTTTTTCTTTCAGGGCATGAAGCGCCAGTTCGGGCTGATCGTTTGCCTTGGCGCATTTTTTCTCTACTACGTGCTTTTGTCCGGAGGCATGTCCCTGGCTGAAAGCGGGGTGTTGGCACCGGCGTTGGCCCTGTGGCTACCCAACTTCATTTTCCTGCTGGCAGCGGCGGTGGGCATGTGGCTGGTCGCGACGGAGAAGGAGGTCAATTTCCGGATGCTGCGATTCTGGGTGCTCAGAACCCTGGGCCTGAAGGGGGCTGACGCATGA